The following are encoded together in the Vicia villosa cultivar HV-30 ecotype Madison, WI unplaced genomic scaffold, Vvil1.0 ctg.000089F_1_1, whole genome shotgun sequence genome:
- the LOC131623909 gene encoding uncharacterized protein LOC131623909 codes for MYTSSSTRRPKWHQHPPPPPTPRILHFPRRPRRRLPSSSSARNDLKMSNSNSNSNMLGSLFDREQRAPPAEARVNVPVVVLEEERRRERVVTESGDGLEEEKWKFQAEMLRAECNLLRMEKEIAVKKLERTRSKMERTLRSVVHTLVSGRIRICEGKNIDMVLDEEIHELTEKLQKLQRRSTVKDSERRKSNKNFDKQVSVLQRRLEKIGGPSDGIYLREFEEMENVSLLVRRSGRFDDSVVASGKLNVEILRRKMEGLSKGILLERMEEEYNSLLSTASSSLEKLSCEGNMCSGHCKTIVRKIVEQVRVETEQWSQMQEMLGQVREEMEELQASRDFWEDRALHSDSQIQSLHNAVQEWKQRALSSESKKNELEEKLSTLSGDLERFRIEQNAVKETKCSSVLLDTQNEFEKRIVVCSTKENRSIVTENRKHTEVLRNGERKTHAASARSGLLAPKRSPFRDIGNNSSLLTRQQNGKAVFPLHCHLSSNAEKTYRLNEN; via the exons ATGTATACTTCTTCATCAACAAGAAGACCCAAATGGCACCAACATCCACCTCCTCCTCCAACGCCAAGAATCCTTCACTTCCCTCGCCGTCCTCGCCGGAGACTCCCTTCCTCCTCCTCGGCCAGGAATGACCTCAAAATGAGTAACAGCAACAGCAATAGTAACATGTTGGGGTCTTTGTTTGATAGAGAACAACGTGCACCTCCGGCTGAAGCTCGGGTGAATGTTCCTGTAGTGGTGTTGGAGGAAGAGAGGAGGAGGGAGAGAGTTGTTACTGAGAGTGGTGATGGGTTGGAGGAAGAGAAGTGGAAGTTTCAAGCGGAGATGTTGAGAGCGGAGTGTAATTTGTTGAGGATGGAGAAGGAAATTGCTGTTAAGAAGTTGGAGAGGACTCGTTCCAAAATGGAACGGACTCTAAGATCTGTTGTTCATACCCTTGTTTCT GGGAGAATAAGGATTTGTGAAGGAAAGAATATTGACATGGTTTTGGATGAAGAGATTCATGAGTTGACGGAGAAACTTCAGAAGCTGCAAAGGAGATCAACGGTTAAGGATTCTGAGAGAAGGAAGAGTAACAAAAATTTTGATAAACAAGTTTCGGTTTTACAGAGACGGCTCGAGAAGATTGGAGGACCGTCGGATGGAATATATTTAAGGGAGTTTGAAGAGATGGAAAATGTTAGTTTGTTAGTTAGAAGAAGTGGGAGATTTGATGATAGTGTTGTTGCCAGTGGAAAATTGAAT GTTGAGATTCTAAGAAGAAAAATGGAGGGATTGTCAAAGGGGATATTATTGGAGAGAATGGAGGAAGAGTACAATTCACTGCTGTCCACTGCTAGTAGCTCTCTT GAAAAATTGTCATGTGAAGGGAACATGTGTTCAGGACATTGTAAGACTATTGTAAGAAAAATAGTGGAGCAAGTTAGAGTTGAGACAGAGCAATGGTCACAAATGCAGGAGATGCTTGGTCAGGTGAGGGAAGAGATGGAAGAACTGCAGGCTTCACGAGATTTCTGGGAAGATCGCGCCCTGCATTCCGATTCTCAAATCCAATCTCTACACAATGCG GTGCAAGAGTGGAAACAAAGAGCTCTTTCGTCCGAAAGTAAGAAAAATGAGCTTGAGGAGAAACTTTCCACGCTCAGTGGTGATCTCGAGAGGTTTAGGATCGAACAGAATGCAGTTAAGGAGACTAAATGTTCATCGGTTCTCTTGGATACTCAGAACGAGTTTGAGAAGCGAATAGTAGTTTGCAGCACTAAGGAAAATCGAAGTATTGTTACAGAAAACAGAAAACATACCGAGGTTTTGAGGAATGGGGAAAGAAAAACACATGCTGCTAGTGCTAGAAGTGGTTTACTAGCTCCAAAGCGATCTCCGTTTCGCGACATTGGGAACAACTCATCGTTGTTGACGAGGCAGCAGAATGGCAAAGCAGTTTTCCCTTTGCATTGCCATCTTTCTTCAAATGCTGAGAAAACTTATCGCCTGAATGAAAACTGA